In Desulfonatronospira thiodismutans ASO3-1, a single window of DNA contains:
- a CDS encoding BrnT family toxin, with protein MFIIEDIIWLERIVEKLAWKHAVLPSEVEQALSGKCRIFKKEKDRVEGEHLYNALGKTEAGRYLSVFFIRKLDNRALIVTARDMNNNERRRYANR; from the coding sequence TTGTTTATTATCGAAGATATAATCTGGCTGGAGCGAATCGTTGAAAAACTCGCCTGGAAACATGCTGTTTTGCCGTCCGAGGTTGAGCAGGCCCTGTCAGGCAAGTGCAGAATATTCAAAAAGGAAAAGGACAGGGTAGAAGGAGAGCATTTGTACAATGCCCTGGGCAAAACAGAAGCTGGACGTTATTTGTCCGTATTTTTCATCAGAAAACTTGACAACAGGGCTCTCATAGTAACGGCCCGGGATATGAACAATAATGAAC
- a CDS encoding SEC-C metal-binding domain-containing protein, whose protein sequence is MIYAHFAQHRKSNALSHQQAGTFQRSSRKIGRNEPCPCGSNQKYKRCCGTG, encoded by the coding sequence ATGATATATGCACATTTCGCTCAACACAGAAAATCCAATGCGTTAAGCCACCAACAGGCCGGAACCTTTCAGCGGTCTTCCAGGAAAATCGGCAGAAACGAGCCATGTCCCTGTGGCAGCAACCAGAAGTATAAAAGGTGCTGCGGAACCGGTTAA